One genomic segment of Desulfocapsa sulfexigens DSM 10523 includes these proteins:
- a CDS encoding DEAD/DEAH box helicase — protein MKTFKELGIDENILKGLEALGFETPTAVQEQVIPLMIEKQVDLVSLAQTGTGKTAAFGIPLIQWTNPSKRHTQSLVLCPTRELCIQVAKDLESFSKFVPKINILAVYGGARIDQQINSLQKGVQIIIATPGRLKDLLNRKAVNLSKINYVVFDEADEMLQMGFQDELTAILAHTPKEKNTLLFSATMPQEVARISQKYMSNPIELTIGTKNAGAENVRHEFYLVHPKNRYLALKRIVDNSPDIYSIVFCRTRKETNDIAHKLIQDGYNADALHGDLSQAQRDQVMGRFRCRNIQILVATDVAARGLDVNDLTHVVNYNLPDETSGYTHRSGRTGRAGRKGISIAIIASNEQYRLRLIENKIQKKFIQCRIPTGEEICRKQLINQIDTVMDVKVNHDQIAPLYEEIAEKLAHLDREALIKQFVSLEFNRFLEYYKNATDLNISSTQKDGRGRTERAPGELQKDLLHPKNKFTTFSINVGRRQGIMPQGVIGKINAIQDVGRIKIGKIEILRNSATIEADSRYTAQILAAFQRSEINGKTISIEITKSKGPSKAYAGKRKGNFHRRERKPQAA, from the coding sequence ATGAAAACTTTTAAAGAATTAGGCATTGATGAAAACATCCTGAAGGGTCTTGAAGCTCTAGGATTTGAAACTCCCACAGCTGTCCAGGAACAGGTAATCCCACTGATGATTGAAAAACAGGTCGATCTTGTCAGCCTGGCTCAGACTGGAACAGGAAAGACAGCAGCTTTTGGAATTCCCCTGATCCAGTGGACCAATCCTTCAAAACGGCACACTCAGAGTCTTGTCCTGTGTCCCACCCGGGAACTCTGCATTCAAGTCGCCAAAGACCTTGAATCATTCTCAAAATTCGTACCCAAAATAAACATTCTTGCCGTCTATGGCGGTGCCCGTATTGACCAGCAGATAAACAGCCTTCAAAAGGGTGTTCAAATTATTATCGCAACACCGGGCCGCCTTAAGGATCTCCTTAACCGCAAGGCCGTTAATCTTTCTAAGATTAATTATGTGGTTTTTGATGAAGCTGATGAAATGCTGCAGATGGGGTTCCAGGATGAGCTTACAGCTATCCTCGCTCACACTCCGAAGGAAAAAAACACCCTTCTTTTCTCTGCAACCATGCCACAAGAAGTCGCCAGGATTTCACAGAAATATATGTCAAATCCCATTGAACTCACGATTGGTACCAAGAATGCCGGTGCTGAAAATGTTCGTCACGAATTTTATCTGGTTCACCCCAAAAATCGCTACCTGGCTTTAAAACGGATTGTCGATAATTCACCCGACATTTATTCTATTGTTTTCTGTAGAACCCGTAAAGAAACCAATGATATTGCTCATAAATTAATCCAGGATGGTTACAATGCGGATGCGTTACATGGGGATCTCTCTCAGGCCCAGCGTGATCAGGTCATGGGTAGATTTCGCTGTAGAAACATTCAGATCCTTGTAGCAACGGATGTTGCGGCAAGGGGTCTTGATGTGAACGACCTCACCCATGTGGTCAACTATAACCTGCCCGATGAAACATCGGGATACACCCATCGCAGTGGCCGAACAGGAAGAGCCGGGCGCAAAGGGATATCCATCGCCATCATCGCTTCAAATGAACAGTACCGCCTTCGATTGATCGAAAATAAAATACAGAAAAAATTTATTCAGTGCAGAATCCCGACTGGAGAGGAAATCTGCAGAAAACAATTAATCAACCAGATCGATACCGTCATGGATGTAAAGGTAAACCATGACCAGATTGCGCCTTTGTATGAAGAAATTGCTGAGAAACTAGCCCACCTCGATCGTGAAGCCCTGATTAAACAATTTGTTTCACTCGAATTCAACCGCTTTCTCGAATACTACAAAAATGCAACCGATTTGAATATTAGTTCAACCCAAAAAGACGGTCGAGGCAGAACGGAAAGAGCTCCTGGAGAATTACAGAAGGACCTACTGCACCCCAAAAACAAATTCACCACTTTCAGTATAAATGTTGGGAGGCGCCAGGGTATAATGCCACAGGGGGTGATTGGGAAAATAAATGCAATTCAGGATGTTGGTAGGATAAAGATTGGAAAGATAGAAATATTGAGAAACTCAGCGACCATTGAAGCGGACAGTCGTTACACCGCTCAGATACTCGCAGCCTTTCAGCGTTCTGAAATAAACGGAAAGACGATCTCTATAGAAATCACAAAATCCAAAGGTCCTTCAAAAGCCTATGCAGGAAAACGTAAGGGCAATTTTCACCGTAGAGAGCGAAAGCCACAAGCCGCCTAA
- a CDS encoding phasin family protein: MIELVKKTLLAGVGVAALTKEKLEEVAKDFVEKGKMTEQEGKDLVKDLVTRSEESRQELQKQIGEKVEEILKKMDLAKKSEMNVLKQEIAELREALKSRES; encoded by the coding sequence ATGATTGAATTGGTAAAGAAAACATTATTGGCAGGTGTCGGGGTAGCTGCCCTAACCAAAGAGAAACTGGAAGAAGTTGCCAAGGATTTTGTTGAAAAAGGAAAAATGACGGAACAGGAAGGGAAGGATCTGGTCAAAGACCTTGTCACTCGCTCCGAAGAGTCACGACAGGAACTCCAGAAACAGATAGGGGAAAAAGTAGAGGAAATTCTGAAAAAAATGGATCTTGCCAAAAAAAGTGAAATGAATGTGCTGAAACAAGAGATAGCGGAGCTACGTGAGGCTCTAAAATCCAGGGAGTCATAA
- a CDS encoding tRNA dihydrouridine synthase yields the protein MPPDMCHKHSLCIGSSSDKNDSLVSPYLQCNPPLALAPMVGLSHSALRILILELGGIGLFFSEMLSVQRLPFENETVSPFLCRTQEETPFFYQIFAGPDQDIVPAVERLHLLNAQGIDLNLGCPAPALRKLGAGSFTPPDVAQQTVRSLRAVTHLPISAKIRLGAQLDEKRLLRFCQMLEAEGVDLLTVHGRLQGEKFCRRPRWDWIGKVKKTVKIPVIANGGIFSVNDARNCLEQSGADGLMIGRGAVCRPWLFANIAKEVYNFNISTEHNVKNIYFRFIELLQDRFLPERCLGRLKQFTHYYSSNFSFGHHLATGVQNCRSVVEAAEIAAKFFETVKGEGND from the coding sequence ATGCCGCCTGATATGTGCCACAAGCATTCACTCTGTATCGGTTCATCTTCTGATAAGAATGACTCTCTTGTATCCCCCTACCTGCAGTGCAATCCGCCATTGGCTCTTGCCCCCATGGTTGGTCTTTCACATTCAGCTCTTCGGATTCTAATTCTGGAGTTAGGTGGAATTGGCCTGTTTTTCAGTGAAATGCTTTCGGTTCAAAGACTTCCTTTCGAGAATGAAACAGTCTCTCCATTTCTATGCCGTACTCAAGAAGAGACCCCTTTTTTTTATCAGATATTTGCAGGACCAGATCAGGACATAGTTCCTGCAGTGGAGAGGCTTCATCTCCTCAATGCTCAAGGGATTGATTTAAATTTAGGGTGTCCCGCTCCTGCCCTCCGCAAATTAGGGGCTGGCTCCTTCACGCCTCCCGATGTTGCTCAGCAGACCGTACGTTCTCTAAGGGCAGTTACCCATCTTCCCATCAGTGCGAAAATACGGCTTGGAGCACAGCTGGATGAAAAGAGATTGTTGCGATTTTGTCAAATGCTTGAGGCCGAAGGTGTTGATCTGTTAACGGTTCATGGACGTTTGCAGGGAGAGAAGTTTTGCAGACGACCACGTTGGGATTGGATTGGAAAGGTAAAGAAAACAGTAAAAATACCTGTGATTGCAAATGGAGGGATCTTTTCTGTCAATGATGCCAGAAACTGTCTGGAACAGTCGGGTGCAGATGGACTGATGATAGGCAGGGGGGCAGTATGCAGGCCCTGGCTGTTTGCAAATATCGCCAAAGAGGTATACAATTTTAATATCTCAACTGAACACAATGTAAAAAATATATATTTTCGTTTTATTGAGTTGTTGCAGGATCGTTTTTTACCGGAACGGTGTCTCGGGCGTTTAAAACAGTTTACTCATTATTATAGTTCAAATTTTTCCTTCGGCCATCACTTGGCCACAGGAGTGCAGAACTGCAGATCTGTTGTCGAGGCGGCCGAAATCGCAGCAAAGTTTTTTGAAACCGTTAAAGGAGAAGGGAATGATTGA
- a CDS encoding cyclic nucleotide-binding domain-containing protein: protein MDIDIKKQREAQENARKLLAKEEQQRAERRLLKLVLDLENGNSEVLLNDEFMGKLPELISVYSATGNRDRVKKLFEQLGDCACSENPNVRERAVMALSLCMGGLNREEHRDLIDVITGILLRWLRAETLFLSVCGIVCKQLQENGIRMFEEGLWKECGVLLEIFYQIQSGVNEKSNAIRSIVGRSQEAMATDYVLEELTIVCLRGRGERRQYAEQILVHLGRKAAIHLLETLLNCQEKEDRLRLVGLIPATGYAAVPVLKEYLQKKLPWYGIRNIILMITAMDDENLIPLIMPCLSHEDIRIQQQVIDCINEVAVTNPGGYLLAALPVVDDNLKAGLISHLGKLGGLEVVDAFLDLLARRDTFSPNVRDELLESLAIHVRLSDSIRAVNLLTMLLEERSVKYDPQVDPVSRAARNSLHILQPRFSKKELPKQSVNLEPEPPDDNVSFDNDPSVKNPALRQVQMINEEVAVLLGKGQVADASELLYKKCIEAAEEKRFEAAEMLRDRILEVDPNALAEVIKAGERIEEERSSSVTTSHISIWQDLYDSLTTDEFNALYEALKSREYDTGTIIVEQGANSPLLYFINSGQARLTCWRGQDEVFLKKVGPGEIIGTTPFFDVSIWTVALTAIGTTKIHVLEREVFLELIEQFPGIESCLINYCSKAETVPKLLKMSGEDRRQYPRFPVSLLVKHTLLDEYGNASMRSFNGEIVDISCGGFSFFIKISRKENARLLLGRGIKTNITVKGIEPIDTKGVIVAVRFQGQGEAEYSVHVQLDEIIGQDIVKHIIGRS, encoded by the coding sequence ATGGACATAGATATAAAAAAACAGAGAGAAGCTCAGGAAAATGCCAGGAAGCTTCTCGCAAAAGAGGAACAACAGCGTGCTGAACGCAGATTGCTGAAGCTTGTTCTTGATCTGGAGAATGGTAACAGTGAAGTTCTTCTCAACGATGAGTTTATGGGAAAGCTTCCTGAACTTATCTCTGTCTATAGCGCAACCGGCAACCGGGATCGTGTAAAAAAATTGTTTGAACAGCTCGGAGATTGTGCCTGTTCCGAAAACCCCAATGTACGTGAGCGTGCTGTGATGGCACTCAGCTTATGTATGGGAGGACTCAATCGGGAAGAGCATCGTGATCTTATTGATGTGATTACCGGGATCCTTCTGCGTTGGCTTCGTGCTGAGACACTTTTCCTTTCCGTTTGCGGTATCGTCTGTAAACAGTTGCAGGAAAATGGCATACGGATGTTTGAAGAAGGACTCTGGAAGGAGTGTGGTGTTCTTCTGGAAATTTTTTACCAGATTCAGTCGGGAGTGAACGAAAAAAGTAATGCAATAAGAAGTATTGTCGGGAGATCTCAAGAGGCAATGGCCACTGACTATGTACTCGAGGAATTAACTATTGTTTGCCTCAGAGGACGTGGTGAAAGAAGACAGTATGCAGAACAGATTCTTGTTCATCTTGGACGTAAGGCTGCGATCCACCTCCTTGAAACCCTGTTAAATTGTCAGGAAAAAGAAGACAGGCTTCGTCTGGTTGGGCTCATTCCTGCAACAGGTTACGCTGCAGTTCCAGTTTTAAAGGAATACCTCCAGAAAAAACTTCCCTGGTACGGAATTCGTAACATCATTCTGATGATAACAGCAATGGATGATGAAAATCTGATACCACTTATCATGCCATGTCTCTCCCATGAGGATATTCGCATTCAGCAACAGGTTATCGATTGTATCAATGAAGTTGCCGTTACCAACCCTGGCGGCTATCTGCTTGCAGCGTTACCAGTGGTTGATGATAACCTGAAAGCAGGTCTTATCAGCCATCTTGGCAAGTTGGGAGGCCTGGAGGTTGTTGATGCCTTTCTCGATCTTCTTGCCCGGCGTGATACTTTCTCTCCCAATGTTCGTGACGAATTACTCGAAAGTCTGGCAATACATGTTCGGCTCAGTGACTCCATTCGAGCAGTAAATCTTCTTACCATGCTCCTGGAGGAGCGGAGTGTTAAATATGATCCTCAGGTCGATCCTGTGTCCCGTGCTGCACGCAATTCGCTTCACATCCTTCAGCCTCGTTTTTCCAAAAAAGAACTCCCTAAACAATCCGTAAATCTAGAACCTGAGCCTCCCGATGACAATGTCTCCTTTGACAATGATCCATCGGTTAAAAATCCTGCTCTGCGTCAGGTGCAGATGATAAATGAAGAGGTAGCTGTTCTTCTCGGGAAAGGGCAGGTAGCTGATGCCAGTGAATTGCTCTATAAAAAATGTATTGAAGCGGCAGAAGAGAAGAGATTTGAAGCTGCTGAAATGCTGAGGGATCGCATTCTTGAAGTAGATCCAAACGCACTGGCGGAAGTTATAAAGGCTGGGGAACGCATTGAAGAGGAACGCTCCTCATCTGTTACCACAAGTCATATCAGTATCTGGCAGGATTTGTATGATTCTCTTACCACTGATGAATTTAATGCTCTTTATGAAGCTCTTAAATCAAGAGAATATGATACAGGGACAATTATAGTTGAACAGGGTGCAAACAGTCCATTGCTTTATTTTATTAATTCAGGTCAGGCAAGATTAACCTGTTGGAGAGGTCAGGATGAGGTCTTTCTCAAAAAGGTTGGGCCCGGAGAAATTATAGGAACCACACCGTTTTTTGATGTGTCAATCTGGACTGTAGCACTGACAGCAATCGGGACAACAAAAATACACGTTCTTGAAAGAGAAGTATTCCTTGAATTGATAGAACAATTTCCAGGGATTGAGTCTTGTCTCATCAATTATTGTTCGAAGGCCGAAACAGTACCGAAACTTCTTAAAATGTCAGGCGAGGATCGCCGTCAGTACCCTCGTTTTCCCGTGTCACTTCTTGTTAAACACACCTTGCTCGATGAATATGGTAACGCAAGTATGAGAAGTTTTAACGGAGAGATTGTTGATATTTCCTGTGGTGGATTCTCTTTTTTTATCAAAATCTCCAGAAAAGAAAATGCCAGGCTTTTACTCGGAAGAGGTATAAAAACCAATATAACAGTTAAAGGGATTGAGCCGATAGACACAAAGGGTGTAATTGTTGCCGTTCGTTTTCAAGGCCAGGGTGAAGCTGAATATTCTGTACATGTACAACTTGATGAAATAATCGGGCAGGATATTGTAAAACATATTATTGGCAGGTCATAA
- a CDS encoding tetratricopeptide repeat protein has translation MSKHISYLSAVSPFFVRASGCFCFVLVLLFSCHGGASEHSYEADVLLAAEDGDSQAQYALALLYEYGTDTIERDPEQSVIWLEKAAKAGVAGACLYLGLKYEYGNRVKKDIHKAACWYACAAHKDWPAAQFFLATLYEKGKGVPQSLLKALAWFSLAAEYDYPEAENESSRLRSLLGIEDMADLRKLRKDLLRTGGSPCK, from the coding sequence TTGTCAAAACATATTTCATACCTATCAGCCGTTAGTCCTTTTTTTGTCAGGGCTAGCGGCTGTTTTTGTTTTGTACTTGTGCTCCTGTTTTCCTGTCACGGGGGCGCCAGTGAACACAGTTACGAGGCAGATGTGCTTTTGGCTGCAGAGGATGGAGATTCTCAGGCTCAGTACGCTCTTGCATTGCTCTATGAATACGGAACTGATACAATAGAGCGCGATCCTGAGCAATCCGTAATCTGGCTTGAAAAAGCCGCTAAGGCTGGTGTTGCTGGTGCATGTTTGTACCTCGGCCTGAAGTATGAATATGGCAATAGAGTAAAAAAAGATATACACAAGGCCGCCTGCTGGTATGCCTGCGCTGCTCATAAGGATTGGCCCGCCGCACAATTTTTTCTGGCAACTCTATACGAAAAGGGGAAAGGGGTACCGCAGTCACTGTTAAAAGCCCTTGCCTGGTTTAGTCTGGCCGCTGAGTACGACTACCCGGAGGCTGAAAATGAATCTTCGCGGCTTCGTTCTCTTCTTGGTATTGAGGATATGGCCGACTTGAGAAAGCTTCGGAAGGATCTTTTACGTACTGGTGGTTCTCCGTGTAAGTAA
- a CDS encoding NAD-dependent succinate-semialdehyde dehydrogenase, protein MKLQNSDLFRQQCYLNGKWVTAEKTIEVLNPADNSVLGSVPSFGAEETRGVIEAAKDAYVIWKNLTAKERSDYLRRWFDLIVAHKEDLAYIMTSEQGKPLAEAEGEVLYGASYVEWFAEEAKRVYGDTIPMSQKGKRIVVLKEPVGVCAAITPWNFPSAMITRKAAPALAAGCSIVVKPAAQTPFSALALAELADRAGIPKGVFNVITGPARTIGEEFTSSAIIRKLSFTGSTPVGKKLMAACSNTVKKVSLELGGHAPFIVFDDADIDAAVRDAVASKYRNSGQTCVCTNRFIVQEGVYQRFAEKLTVAVKEQLRVGSGFDKDVNQGPLIDLNAILKVEEQIKDACDKGATLLAGGKRWGESGYFFEPTILMNVTTDMKIAREETFGPVAPIFVFKEESEGVAMANDSEYGLASYFFSQDIARCWRVTEALEYGMVGVNTGILSSEAAPFGGMKESGIGREGSKYGIEEYLEIKYMCLGGLN, encoded by the coding sequence ATGAAGTTACAGAATTCTGATTTATTCAGGCAGCAATGCTATCTGAATGGAAAGTGGGTTACAGCAGAGAAGACAATTGAAGTACTCAATCCTGCGGATAACAGTGTCCTTGGTTCAGTCCCTTCATTTGGAGCAGAGGAGACAAGAGGAGTTATCGAAGCTGCAAAGGATGCGTATGTCATCTGGAAAAATCTGACGGCCAAGGAACGTTCCGATTATCTCAGGAGATGGTTTGACCTTATTGTCGCTCATAAAGAGGATCTTGCCTACATAATGACCAGTGAACAGGGAAAACCGCTTGCTGAGGCAGAGGGTGAGGTTCTTTATGGTGCTTCCTATGTTGAATGGTTTGCTGAAGAGGCAAAGCGTGTATACGGCGACACAATTCCAATGTCTCAAAAAGGAAAAAGAATTGTTGTACTCAAGGAACCGGTTGGAGTTTGCGCTGCCATCACCCCCTGGAACTTTCCTTCAGCCATGATCACAAGAAAAGCTGCACCGGCACTTGCTGCTGGCTGCAGTATTGTCGTCAAGCCTGCCGCTCAGACTCCATTTTCAGCACTTGCCTTGGCGGAACTCGCAGACCGTGCCGGAATTCCAAAGGGAGTTTTTAATGTGATCACTGGCCCCGCACGTACTATCGGCGAAGAGTTCACCAGTAGTGCAATAATCAGGAAGCTCAGTTTTACCGGATCAACGCCGGTGGGAAAGAAGCTGATGGCCGCCTGCAGTAATACAGTAAAAAAGGTTTCCCTTGAGCTTGGTGGTCATGCACCTTTTATTGTGTTTGATGATGCTGATATTGATGCGGCTGTCAGAGATGCTGTAGCGTCTAAATATAGAAATTCAGGACAGACCTGTGTCTGTACCAATCGTTTTATTGTTCAGGAAGGCGTGTATCAACGTTTTGCTGAAAAATTGACTGTAGCTGTGAAGGAACAGTTGCGAGTGGGGTCCGGATTCGATAAAGATGTGAATCAGGGACCGCTGATTGATTTAAACGCTATTCTCAAGGTAGAAGAGCAGATTAAGGATGCGTGTGATAAGGGGGCAACTCTACTGGCTGGAGGAAAGCGGTGGGGAGAGAGTGGATATTTCTTTGAACCAACCATCCTTATGAACGTAACCACAGATATGAAAATTGCACGAGAAGAAACCTTTGGCCCCGTGGCTCCAATCTTTGTCTTTAAGGAAGAGTCCGAAGGGGTGGCTATGGCCAATGACTCCGAATATGGACTCGCCTCATATTTTTTCAGTCAGGATATAGCACGATGCTGGAGGGTTACGGAGGCGCTTGAATATGGGATGGTGGGTGTGAATACGGGGATTCTTTCCTCCGAAGCCGCTCCTTTTGGTGGAATGAAGGAATCTGGAATAGGACGGGAGGGCTCAAAGTATGGAATTGAAGAATATCTTGAAATAAAATATATGTGCCTGGGAGGTCTGAATTGA
- a CDS encoding RNA-binding S4 domain-containing protein codes for MSTPTPIDIHKEPIRLSQFLKLANVVQDGLHAKIRITEGEVMVNGKPETRRGRKLVANDLVEIDNIIFRVKTADK; via the coding sequence ATGAGCACTCCAACACCGATAGACATTCATAAAGAGCCAATACGCCTAAGTCAGTTCCTTAAACTTGCCAATGTTGTCCAGGATGGGCTTCATGCTAAAATACGGATCACCGAGGGTGAGGTCATGGTGAATGGAAAGCCTGAAACACGCCGGGGACGAAAACTTGTTGCAAACGATCTCGTTGAAATCGACAATATAATTTTTCGGGTAAAAACAGCAGACAAATAA
- a CDS encoding response regulator, whose amino-acid sequence MSPQKILVVAYEASIADVSRMALGDSGYEVVCAHSGEQAVEMAMINKFDLIIVDAMLPGMTGVETFDTIRQTDPGITGLLVSGHADLDMVVTAMNRGLSGVLQKPLDARTLVNTVQETLAIAALREENTRLKTILPLYKLGEKFNAANSLQEVYELLLDAVSRQIKVPSMSLMMFVKEDSCLHIVASRGIDRAVAASVAVRSGEKIAGWVYKHGEPVILNKLTQEQSPLSQYLKREEIAASISFPLVGRTQVLGVLNISQTARNVEYSQSDLELLSVICSQAVMALENVAYIKEHEQNVRTKALFEQYVAPEVAEILLKSGENIMKIGGVREITVLFADIRNFTLAVQHLSHKDIHLFLTEFFDLFAEVAFSWKGTLDKFMGDAALVAFGAPIELDEPSNAAVCTAVELSQGFEQLRCKWLKKSPVFKQLGLGIGISRGEVFHGNVGSSRRLDYTVIGTDVNIAQRLADSTESGQILITDSVYRDVKGNFPIREEDVRKLRGVERAVKLYSIQADQVILP is encoded by the coding sequence ATGTCCCCTCAGAAGATTCTTGTTGTAGCCTACGAGGCCTCTATTGCTGATGTAAGTCGCATGGCTCTTGGAGATAGTGGTTATGAGGTTGTCTGTGCCCATAGCGGTGAACAGGCAGTGGAGATGGCAATGATTAACAAGTTTGATCTGATAATTGTTGACGCAATGCTTCCCGGGATGACAGGTGTTGAAACCTTTGACACTATTAGACAGACAGACCCTGGAATTACAGGACTACTTGTGTCTGGTCATGCTGATTTGGATATGGTGGTGACGGCAATGAACAGAGGGTTGAGCGGAGTACTCCAGAAACCGCTGGACGCCAGGACCCTGGTGAATACTGTCCAGGAAACATTGGCCATAGCAGCCCTGCGTGAAGAAAACACACGCCTCAAAACCATTCTGCCCCTGTATAAACTTGGTGAAAAGTTTAATGCTGCCAACTCTCTGCAGGAGGTCTATGAACTTCTCCTCGACGCCGTCTCTCGGCAAATAAAAGTTCCTTCAATGTCACTTATGATGTTTGTGAAGGAAGATAGCTGTCTCCACATCGTAGCATCCAGAGGTATTGATAGAGCTGTCGCTGCATCCGTTGCTGTCAGGTCAGGAGAAAAAATTGCCGGTTGGGTTTATAAGCATGGTGAACCGGTTATTTTGAACAAGCTGACCCAGGAACAGTCTCCGCTTTCACAATATCTGAAGCGTGAAGAGATTGCAGCGTCAATATCTTTTCCTCTTGTTGGCCGAACTCAGGTTCTTGGAGTTTTAAACATCAGTCAGACTGCCAGGAATGTTGAGTACAGCCAATCGGATCTGGAACTGCTGTCCGTAATCTGCAGTCAGGCAGTTATGGCACTTGAGAATGTGGCATATATTAAGGAGCACGAGCAGAATGTTCGTACCAAAGCCCTCTTTGAACAGTATGTCGCTCCGGAAGTTGCCGAAATCCTGCTGAAGTCCGGTGAAAATATTATGAAAATTGGAGGTGTCAGAGAGATAACTGTCCTGTTTGCTGATATCCGAAATTTTACCCTTGCCGTTCAACATCTTTCTCATAAGGATATCCATCTCTTTCTGACTGAATTTTTTGATCTCTTTGCTGAAGTGGCTTTTTCCTGGAAAGGAACTCTTGATAAATTTATGGGAGATGCAGCTCTTGTTGCCTTCGGTGCTCCCATTGAACTTGACGAACCGTCAAATGCCGCAGTGTGCACTGCCGTTGAGCTTTCTCAGGGCTTTGAACAATTACGATGCAAGTGGCTGAAAAAGTCCCCTGTGTTTAAACAGCTTGGCTTGGGAATAGGTATTAGCAGGGGAGAGGTTTTTCACGGAAATGTAGGGTCATCAAGAAGGCTTGATTACACTGTAATTGGTACGGATGTCAATATTGCACAACGCCTGGCCGATTCAACTGAATCTGGTCAGATTTTGATAACCGATTCTGTGTACAGGGATGTGAAGGGGAATTTTCCCATACGAGAAGAAGATGTCAGAAAGTTACGTGGTGTGGAACGAGCGGTAAAACTCTACTCCATACAGGCCGATCAGGTGATTCTTCCCTGA